One window of Thermodesulfovibrio aggregans genomic DNA carries:
- a CDS encoding ketopantoate reductase family protein: MKILIVGLGALGTVFATCLKSHGNNVFGLTKQKYIDYFKDRKLRIRGLFGQKEAQIDGIFASTEQIKENLDLIIVSVKAYDTESVINQIKPVVGKDTLVLLAQNGYGNYETATSVLGKEKVILSRVIFGAKVIEPGTAEVTVIADDIIIGQPENAISEEKLIEIAKIFNDSGLPTRVSQDVYAILWDKILYNSALNPLGAILECSYGTLAEHEETRKIMNKIVEEIFNVAKIRKIKLNWNDYKDYLQHFYERLVPPTAKHFPSMYYDIKQGKKTEIDALNGAIVKLAKECNVPVPVNETITNLMKAKENLFRVV; the protein is encoded by the coding sequence ATGAAAATACTTATTGTTGGGCTTGGCGCATTAGGAACAGTTTTTGCTACATGCCTTAAATCGCATGGGAATAATGTCTTTGGATTAACAAAACAAAAATATATTGATTATTTTAAAGACAGAAAATTGAGAATAAGAGGACTTTTTGGACAAAAAGAAGCTCAGATTGACGGCATTTTTGCAAGTACTGAACAAATTAAAGAAAACTTAGACCTTATAATTGTCTCAGTAAAAGCTTATGATACTGAATCAGTTATTAATCAGATTAAACCTGTAGTTGGAAAGGATACTTTAGTTTTACTTGCTCAAAATGGATATGGAAATTATGAGACAGCAACTTCTGTTCTTGGAAAGGAAAAAGTAATTCTGTCAAGAGTAATTTTTGGTGCAAAAGTTATTGAACCTGGCACTGCTGAGGTAACTGTTATTGCCGATGACATAATTATTGGACAACCTGAAAATGCAATCTCTGAAGAAAAACTAATTGAAATTGCAAAAATTTTCAATGATTCAGGACTTCCAACGAGGGTATCTCAGGATGTGTATGCAATACTGTGGGATAAAATTCTTTATAATTCTGCATTAAATCCTCTGGGCGCAATTCTTGAATGCAGTTACGGTACACTGGCAGAGCATGAGGAAACAAGGAAAATAATGAATAAAATTGTTGAAGAAATCTTCAATGTTGCAAAAATAAGGAAAATAAAGCTAAATTGGAATGACTATAAAGATTATCTTCAGCATTTTTATGAAAGACTTGTACCTCCAACTGCAAAGCATTTTCCTTCAATGTATTATGATATAAAACAGGGGAAAAAAACAGAGATAGATGCATTAAATGGTGCAATAGTGAAACTTGCAAAAGAATGTAATGTCCCGGTACCTGTAAATGAGACCATAACAAATCTTATGAAGGCAAAAGAAAATTTATTTAGGGTAGTGTAA